The genome window ACCATGTTTACAAGCCAGTGCTCCATGGTATACAAAGAGAAGCCTGTAGGCCTCACGGAGGATCCAGACCCCAAGTCTGTTGCGTACCATATACACGCGGTTCTGTATGTACCCACATTTCCTAGCTTGCTCATGTTGAATTCTCAAAATTATGAGCAATAGCACCCAAGCGGATAAGATACATGTCCTGGTTTCGGTTAGGACAGTTAGTTCTCCTCCTAGTAGTGGGTAGgttgctatgttttggcttaggaagTGTGAAAGGATGTTTAGAAGAGTGCTGATACCACCCCGATGtttcagttgctgcagagcagtactTACAACAAGCCAAGGACCTTTCGGTGTCTCACTGTCCTACTAGCGATCAGAATCGGCGCACAGCAACAGCTGCGAGGGGACAGACTCAGGATGGCCgaccccaactggccaaagAATTCTATGCCTTATGGCAACACGCTGCACCATGGATAGGGCGGGGCAGCCGGGCTGCTAGGGGTTACGCTGGGCACTGGTCAGCGGGTagtgagcaactgcattgtaCATCACTCGTTTTGTACACATTACTATTagcagtactattatcatcatcatcatcattattttcctgtcttaataaactgtctttatctcaactcgcaggcttcactttcccgtttccctcccccatcccagagagggaggtgggagggtTGGAGAAGGGCTGTGTGGTTTAACCCgtctggcagctaaacaccacaacaaCACCTCAAAggggttggggaaaaaaacacatgtttttttagaaaagcagaagactTCCACTGAGAAGCGGGATTCTAGTTTTAAGGTACCGGTATGCCATCAGCATGCTCATAGGCCTCTGCTGATTTTAGCCGGAGGTTTATCAGGCCACAACTCACTGCACatgctttctctcttgcttttcaaTCTACAAATCGAACAGAGATTGAACATATAGAAATACAGTACCTTGAAAAGCGTCTTCTGTTGACATTTCCCCTCAGTATCGCCATACTTTCTTCAAAGCTAGAGACCGAACACCGCAGGATGCTTTTTCTCATTGATCTTAAACAGCGTCCGTTGAAACATTCAATACTGGTAGAAGAATAATCctagggaaagaaggaaataagaatACATTTATGCGAACCACGTAGATTCACATAAAGAAATTCTGCCTCACGCAAGTTTAATTAACCCTCCTGACTTGGTAGAGGGGCAACTAATGGCAGGCAGACACTGAAACGCTGCTGTGCTCAAGAaaaacctgggaaaaaaaaaaaaaaaaaaaagctttcaaaactaaagcttccctctccccaccatTTTCTTGTGGATAACTTAAGCTTAATATCCTTGGCAGAAAGATATTGCAGCAAAACCTTTCACATAAACTTAGTGtttcatgaaaaacaacaacaaacttgaAATTCAATTGGAATTTCAATAAATTCAATTGGAATTTAAATTCTAACCTTTAAATTCAATTcaatttaaattaagaaaactaaactaattaatttaaattaaaaaaaattaaattcaattgACTGTTCAGAGGAACAGTCAAGCTTGACATTATACATCCTAGAATTAAAATCTAGTTCGAGTTTTTCTCCCATCTCCACACCTTGCTAAAGATGCTTATTAGGAGCTCTGTCAAAAAAAGTGTAAGGCTTGTTATATCAAAGCTTTGAACCCTTCTTACTGCCCTTGACCTTCTTCACATTGCTGCTCCTACAAGGGTGAGTACTATCATTTTTAGTACGGGAGGGCAGCTGTGATATCCTTGAGTGGGGGGTCGTTCTGTTTACAAAATGAAGTTCCAGGAAGAGTACATCAAATGAACCAACTTTCTTTGAACTTCAATTCATAACTATATTGAATGAATGACCTCTGgatttctctctcccattttgaagtacatttgaaaacaaaatacctctGGCATAAAGAGCCAGGCATCAGAGACACCTGTTGCGCCTCAAGAACAGAGAAGGTATGAATGACAAGAGCAGCTGAATAAAATGCAACTTGCCATTCGAAATGGGTGTACTGGCATCTACAGGTGCCGCTGTCATCTCCTCATTTTCATTACTCTCTTCCTCTGGTTTGTCGTCTTCAGTAGCAGGGTTCTGCTGTGGTGACTTGGAGTTGTCACATGGAGCACACGCTGGAGAGGTGCGACCTTGCAATAAAGAATAGATACCAAAGATCTTCGCCGTGCATTTTCAGTTACAAATGCAGAGACGAGTCTTAAAATCCTTAGCGTTAAAGCATATACCTCTTTTCTCACGAGATTCTTTAATTTGTTCACAAAGTCGTCCAAACTCTGTATCCATTTCGTTCCTCACCGTTGAATATGCAGTGTCTTGCAAAACACAGGCTCTGTGACGATCTGAAATTTTACAGACTTTAACCGAATGTTGTCTACCAACCAATGAAACTGTTTTGATCAcagaaaaaattgctttcttcataGGTTGGTTCCAAAAGGTTCTCTCAgtgaatattttcagcataacAACATTcaagttaattaaaacaaaagcactagTTCCTTGGGAACACTTGTATCACAATTCCATGCCCAAGtagcaaaatgataaaatatttacaatgtgGTAAGAGATGTTCTCTGTGGATGTCCAAAATCATCTAATCCATCCAAAGTCTATTGTCCACACACAGCATTTATCCTTCTATACGTCTGACAGATATTTTAAACTCGGGCTAAAAAGCACATCCTCACCTGTAGATCTTTGATCCGGGTAGTACTCTAAGGCATTGTTACAGATTAGATCGATGTCCTTCAGATAGTCTCCTGCAGTGAGGTACTGGCGCGAGTCAATTTGAGTCAGAACTGTTGAAAGATCCATCGGCTCTTTAATCCTTGTGGCATAGTCAGGTACCTGCAGATCAAATACAAGCATTCAGAGGTTTTCTTAACCTTGCACACTGTCtaacaaaattattctgaaaactttaaataaacGACTTCCTAAAAACCCTGAACATTTGCGATGCatcagaagatgctgaaattaACCAGTTTGCTTCTCAAAAATGGAAGGGCTCTTTCAACTGGCATTAGAGCTGCTAGGAGAGGACAACAAGAAGTAGGGAGGTCAGAAGCACGTGCATGGTAGAGAAGAAACACTGAGGGTGGGAGATTCATTtcactttgcttcagaaaatcaCAACAGTGAAAGCTGAGCAAGCCATCCGACATTCTCTTTGTTGTCGACATTGAGGAAAATGTGCACGAATTGCACCTGTGAAGTACCTATTGCAGGCATCTACTTTAGAATGAGATAACTGGGCCGAGAGGTGCTGATTTCTTCCCTCAGACCAGAAGAGGAGCCTAATGACTAGTTCAGATGAGGACACGTGTATCTGTCTAGATTTTTCACAGCTCAAGAGCCtaggagaaaaggggaagaaaagccagTGGATGCCCACATGAAGAGGACTTTTGCTGATCCGCAGGTATATTCAAGTTACATCTGTCTTTGAAACATACACCCCTAGTTTAGGCTTATCTAAtcaattaaggagaaaaagggatcTAAGCAGCcaactggaggaaaaagaaaacacactgcacTTACGGTTGATTCCTATTGAGGAGTTCCAGATGAAACAGAGAACAGGAcctcaaaacttatttttacaaaCTGCTGCTCCTATTCCTGTTCCCACAGGAACTGACAGTCCAATAAAGGGCTTTAGACTTCATTAAAGTAGTcctgaaaatactgtttgtaATTATAAGGAAAGATCtctgtgcttttcagtgctgtgacatGCCTACATATCAAAGCCTTTTCACGAGCAAACTGTGTTGGCATTTGGACTGGCTTTTTAGAATGAAACCAGGGCTTT of Anas acuta chromosome 32, bAnaAcu1.1, whole genome shotgun sequence contains these proteins:
- the LOC137846473 gene encoding ATPase family AAA domain-containing protein 2-like isoform X2, which translates into the protein MLEEEEEDTLRELRIFLRDVTHRLATDRRFREFAKPVDPQKVPDYATRIKEPMDLSTVLTQIDSRQYLTAGDYLKDIDLICNNALEYYPDQRSTGRTSPACAPCDNSKSPQQNPATEDDKPEEESNENEEMTAAPVDASTPISNGKLHFIQLLLSFIPSLFLRRNRCL
- the LOC137846473 gene encoding ATPase family AAA domain-containing protein 2-like isoform X1 produces the protein MLEEEEEDTLRELRIFLRDVTHRLATDRRFREFAKPVDPQKVPDYATRIKEPMDLSTVLTQIDSRQYLTAGDYLKDIDLICNNALEYYPDQRSTDRHRACVLQDTAYSTVRNEMDTEFGRLCEQIKESREKRGRTSPACAPCDNSKSPQQNPATEDDKPEEESNENEEMTAAPVDASTPISNGKLHFIQLLLSFIPSLFLRRNRCL